Proteins encoded by one window of Moorella humiferrea:
- the sdaAA gene encoding L-serine ammonia-lyase, iron-sulfur-dependent, subunit alpha has product MAELLALAGNEGLSLAETVIRYQMEAEGKTRDEVRAKMAGRLKIMRSAAQKGLTEDVRSQSGLVGGGGKLLEEWRRSGRGLSGTVTGRAIAIATAVAEVNAAMGRIVAAPTAGSCGIIPGVLLSLEAEKGFMEEQLIDGLFTAAAVGMVAAKQASLSGAALGCQAECGVAAAMAAAAAVEMAGGSPEQAAGAAGVALQGLMGLVCDPVGGLVELPCVLRNATGAAHALAAADIILAGVPYYLPFDEVIAAMVEVGSSLPASLRETGTGGIAACPTARRLVAHLFSGEKDRQRIKD; this is encoded by the coding sequence ATGGCCGAACTCCTGGCGCTGGCGGGGAATGAAGGGCTTTCCCTGGCGGAGACGGTCATCCGTTACCAGATGGAAGCCGAAGGGAAAACCCGGGATGAGGTCCGCGCAAAGATGGCTGGCAGGCTAAAGATAATGCGGTCCGCCGCCCAAAAGGGTTTAACTGAGGATGTTCGTTCTCAAAGCGGTCTTGTGGGCGGCGGCGGTAAACTCTTGGAAGAGTGGCGGCGGTCGGGGAGGGGGCTTTCCGGCACCGTTACGGGACGTGCCATTGCCATAGCTACCGCCGTGGCCGAAGTTAACGCCGCCATGGGCCGGATTGTAGCGGCTCCCACGGCCGGCTCCTGCGGTATTATACCGGGGGTACTCCTTTCTTTGGAAGCGGAAAAGGGTTTCATGGAAGAGCAGTTGATAGACGGTTTATTTACCGCCGCCGCCGTGGGCATGGTGGCGGCCAAACAGGCTTCCCTTTCCGGGGCGGCTTTAGGATGTCAGGCGGAGTGTGGCGTAGCTGCGGCCATGGCGGCGGCTGCGGCCGTGGAGATGGCCGGTGGAAGTCCGGAACAGGCCGCCGGCGCTGCCGGAGTGGCCCTGCAGGGATTGATGGGGCTGGTCTGCGATCCGGTGGGAGGCCTGGTGGAGCTGCCCTGCGTGCTGCGCAACGCTACGGGGGCGGCCCATGCCCTGGCGGCCGCCGACATCATTCTGGCCGGCGTACCGTACTACCTCCCCTTTGACGAAGTCATCGCCGCCATGGTTGAGGTGGGCAGTTCCCTGCCGGCTTCCCTGCGGGAAACCGGGACGGGAGGGATAGCCGCCTGTCCTACCGCCCGAAGGCTGGTGGCTCACCTCTTCAGTGGTGAAAAGGACAGACAGCGGATAAAAGACTAA
- the sdaAB gene encoding L-serine ammonia-lyase, iron-sulfur-dependent subunit beta, giving the protein MDAFDVIGPVMIGPSSSHTAGAVRIGRLGRAILGEPPVRAEIFLHGSFARTYWGHGTDRALVAGLLGFDVDDERVREALDLAPAEGLEVSFGEKDLGDVHPNSVQLNLEGRSQTVSVVASSLGGGQVVIKKIDAFSVDMGCELPTLVATYPDRPGVIAAVAALLAGGGINIASMRVSREAAGRQALMVMETDQPVPPGLLTAMRSLPMMERVIAIDPV; this is encoded by the coding sequence GTGGATGCCTTCGACGTTATCGGCCCGGTGATGATCGGGCCTTCCAGTTCCCATACGGCCGGAGCCGTGCGCATAGGTCGCCTAGGCCGGGCCATCCTTGGCGAACCTCCCGTACGGGCGGAAATTTTCCTCCACGGCTCCTTTGCCCGGACCTACTGGGGGCATGGTACCGACCGTGCTTTGGTAGCCGGCCTCCTTGGTTTTGATGTCGATGACGAGCGGGTGCGGGAAGCCCTGGACCTGGCGCCGGCAGAGGGCCTTGAAGTATCTTTCGGCGAAAAGGATCTCGGCGACGTCCATCCCAATTCGGTGCAGTTGAATTTAGAGGGTCGGTCGCAGACCGTCAGCGTGGTGGCTTCCTCCCTGGGAGGAGGTCAGGTGGTGATTAAAAAGATCGACGCTTTTAGTGTAGACATGGGCTGCGAGTTGCCGACTCTGGTGGCTACCTATCCCGACAGGCCGGGGGTCATCGCTGCGGTCGCCGCCCTCCTGGCCGGGGGTGGAATAAACATCGCCAGTATGCGGGTTTCCCGGGAAGCCGCCGGCCGCCAGGCCTTAATGGTTATGGAAACGGATCAACCGGTGCCGCCGGGTTTGCTGACGGCCATGCGTTCTTTACCAATGATGGAGCGGGTGATAGCCATTGACCCGGTATAG
- the ygfK gene encoding putative selenate reductase subunit YgfK: protein MGDVMRPLPFRKLLTWVLEEKEKYGTIFGIPQEKFFKKENGPRLQLFGEDLETPIGPAAGPHTQLAQNIVAAYLCGGRFFELKTVQVLDQLDIAKPCIDAEDECYNVEWSTELTVEEAFAEYVKAWFLLHVLQKELWNEDRRGFIFNMSVGYDLQGIKSPKVDQFIEGLKDAASTAVFQECRQVLKEECRKFTRVDEDFIDGISPHICRSVTLSTLHGCPPAEIETICRYLVAEKKLNTFVKLNPTLLGYDFVKETLAAMGYNYISLKEESFSHDLQYEDGLALLKGLKEFAREQGRSFGVKLSNTLPVKNTRGQLPGEEMYLSGRALYPLTINLAARLAAAFAGELKISFAGGGDAFNVPDIFAAGIWPITVATTLLKPGGYTRLLQLARELEPRLTGAMDEKIDVDFLDALAAGAAKKSDYLKEKRGVNRRKLNKKLPLTDCFIAPCTVGCPIGQDVPEYIRLVGEGRYCEAYELITAKNPLPFITGSICPQFCAAKCTRLDYDEPVCIRAVKKAAAEGGYLKYRQRQGQSSGATSARVAVIGAGPAGLAAGYFLARVGMKVTIFDRMEKPGGTVQYVIPPFRIDGEAIARDVELVRGTGVELRLGIDPEFSVEALKKEGYKYIFLAIGAGSSQPLKLSTGGERVISAVDFLTRFKAGGNKMNLGRKVVVIGGGDVAMDAARAAIRVDGVEQVSIVYRRTKEYMPANKEELQAALAEGALLKELLVPVSWTGGVLRCQKMELSAPEPSGRRSVVPREGEFEEIEADIVIAAVGQAVDYDILQRNGIRVDNRGRVVVDPATNETNVENVFIGGDALRGPATIVEAIADAVKAARAILTREGLSLPERPEYPEAPDKAWGRITLKKGVLQNAASDAAKEHERCLECGTICNICTEVCPNRANIAVKVDGGFKHGEQIVHVDGMCNECGNCATFCPYDGAPYKDKLTLFWREDDFNASDNSGFLLVSGGERPIFKVRLEGRVFEVALDDSSSSGDKDYEEILPIIRTVYEKYNYIF from the coding sequence ATGGGCGATGTAATGCGACCGCTGCCGTTTAGAAAACTTTTAACCTGGGTCCTTGAGGAGAAAGAAAAATACGGCACCATTTTCGGTATTCCCCAGGAAAAGTTCTTTAAGAAAGAGAACGGTCCTCGCCTGCAGCTCTTCGGCGAGGACTTAGAAACGCCCATCGGGCCGGCAGCCGGTCCCCACACGCAACTGGCCCAGAATATTGTGGCCGCTTATCTTTGCGGCGGCCGGTTTTTCGAACTAAAGACCGTCCAGGTACTGGATCAACTGGACATTGCCAAACCGTGCATCGATGCCGAAGACGAGTGCTACAACGTAGAATGGTCCACGGAGCTCACCGTAGAAGAGGCCTTTGCCGAGTATGTAAAGGCGTGGTTTTTGCTGCATGTCCTGCAGAAAGAGCTCTGGAATGAGGACCGGCGCGGTTTTATCTTCAACATGAGCGTAGGTTATGACCTGCAGGGTATAAAATCCCCCAAGGTCGATCAATTCATCGAGGGTCTCAAGGATGCTGCCTCAACGGCCGTATTCCAGGAATGTAGGCAGGTTTTAAAAGAAGAATGCCGAAAGTTTACCAGGGTTGACGAAGATTTTATCGACGGCATCTCACCCCATATTTGCCGTTCGGTAACCCTTTCCACCCTTCACGGCTGTCCTCCGGCCGAGATAGAAACGATCTGCCGTTATCTCGTGGCGGAGAAGAAGCTAAATACCTTTGTCAAGCTCAATCCCACCCTCCTAGGCTACGACTTTGTCAAAGAAACCCTGGCCGCCATGGGGTACAATTACATTAGCCTGAAGGAGGAATCTTTTAGCCACGACCTGCAGTATGAAGATGGCCTGGCCTTATTAAAGGGATTAAAAGAATTCGCCCGGGAACAGGGAAGGAGCTTCGGCGTCAAGCTCTCCAATACCCTGCCGGTAAAGAACACCAGGGGGCAACTGCCGGGAGAAGAAATGTATCTCTCAGGAAGGGCGTTATATCCCCTGACGATAAACCTGGCCGCCAGGCTGGCTGCCGCATTTGCCGGTGAGCTGAAAATCTCCTTTGCCGGCGGCGGCGACGCCTTTAACGTCCCGGATATCTTTGCCGCAGGGATATGGCCCATCACCGTGGCCACAACCCTCTTAAAACCCGGTGGCTACACCCGGCTGCTGCAACTGGCCAGGGAACTGGAGCCCAGGCTTACGGGGGCCATGGACGAAAAAATAGACGTGGATTTCCTGGACGCTCTTGCCGCGGGTGCCGCGAAAAAGAGCGACTATCTCAAGGAAAAACGCGGTGTCAACAGGCGGAAGCTGAACAAAAAACTGCCTTTGACCGATTGCTTTATCGCCCCGTGTACAGTGGGCTGTCCCATCGGCCAGGATGTACCGGAATATATCAGGCTGGTGGGGGAGGGGAGATACTGCGAAGCCTATGAACTTATAACGGCCAAAAACCCCCTACCCTTTATCACCGGTTCCATTTGCCCTCAGTTCTGCGCCGCCAAATGTACCCGCCTGGATTATGATGAACCCGTATGCATCCGCGCCGTAAAGAAGGCGGCGGCCGAAGGCGGCTATCTTAAGTATCGGCAAAGGCAGGGGCAAAGCTCTGGAGCTACCTCCGCCAGGGTGGCCGTCATCGGAGCGGGTCCCGCCGGCCTGGCTGCAGGGTACTTCCTGGCAAGGGTCGGAATGAAGGTTACCATTTTTGACAGGATGGAAAAACCCGGCGGCACCGTCCAATACGTAATTCCGCCCTTTCGCATTGACGGCGAAGCAATCGCCAGGGACGTGGAGCTGGTCAGAGGAACGGGCGTCGAGTTGCGCTTAGGAATAGACCCGGAATTTTCCGTTGAGGCCCTTAAAAAGGAAGGCTATAAATACATCTTCCTGGCAATTGGTGCGGGCAGCAGTCAACCCCTTAAGCTCAGTACCGGCGGGGAAAGGGTTATTAGCGCCGTTGATTTTCTCACCAGGTTTAAAGCAGGCGGAAATAAGATGAACCTCGGCCGCAAAGTGGTCGTAATCGGCGGCGGGGATGTGGCCATGGATGCCGCCCGGGCGGCCATAAGGGTAGATGGGGTGGAACAGGTATCTATCGTTTACCGGCGGACTAAAGAATATATGCCGGCAAATAAAGAAGAACTGCAGGCTGCCCTGGCTGAGGGCGCGCTTTTAAAGGAGCTTCTTGTACCCGTTTCCTGGACCGGGGGCGTGCTGCGTTGTCAGAAGATGGAACTAAGTGCACCCGAACCCTCCGGCAGGAGGAGCGTGGTTCCTCGGGAAGGAGAATTTGAGGAAATCGAAGCCGATATCGTCATTGCGGCCGTCGGCCAGGCGGTTGATTACGACATCCTCCAGAGAAACGGCATAAGGGTTGACAACCGCGGTAGAGTAGTGGTGGATCCCGCCACCAACGAAACTAATGTAGAAAATGTATTTATCGGCGGCGACGCCCTGAGGGGCCCGGCGACGATTGTGGAAGCCATAGCCGACGCCGTCAAGGCGGCTCGGGCCATCCTGACGAGGGAAGGCCTGAGTTTGCCGGAACGCCCTGAATATCCCGAGGCGCCGGATAAGGCGTGGGGCCGGATTACGTTAAAGAAAGGCGTGCTGCAGAACGCCGCAAGTGATGCGGCAAAGGAACACGAAAGGTGCCTGGAATGCGGTACCATCTGTAACATTTGTACGGAGGTTTGCCCCAACCGCGCCAACATTGCCGTTAAAGTAGACGGCGGCTTTAAGCATGGCGAGCAGATAGTCCACGTGGACGGCATGTGCAACGAATGCGGCAACTGTGCGACCTTTTGTCCTTACGACGGCGCTCCCTACAAGGATAAGCTGACCCTATTCTGGAGGGAAGACGACTTTAACGCCAGCGACAACAGCGGCTTCCTGCTGGTGTCCGGAGGAGAGCGTCCCATATTCAAAGTAAGGTTGGAGGGCAGGGTATTTGAAGTTGCCCTTGATGATTCCTCTTCTTCAGGTGATAAAGATTACGAAGAAATATTACCCATCATTAGGACCGTTTACGAGAAGTATAACTATATTTTTTAA